From Polynucleobacter sp. MWH-Braz-FAM2G, a single genomic window includes:
- a CDS encoding SulP family inorganic anion transporter encodes MFFRPQLLDSFTGYNRALLTKDVLAGVTVGVVALPLAMAFAIASGLKPEAGIFTAIIAGGLISLLGGSRVQIGGPAGAFIVIVYGIVERYGVPNLLLATAMSGVFLFLMGLFRLGTLVRFIPIAVIIGFTNGIAFLIGLSQIKDFFGLQIEKMPAHFFQSIHALLQAANTFNPAALGLACGSLGLLILWRLFNSRLGWLAHLPGTVVTMVLATIITSIFNLPIDTIGTRFGGIPSSLPSFEWIPISWGNAEYMVAPALTLALLGAIESLLCARIADGLIHDRHESNQELMAQGIANFTIPFFGGMPATGTIARTVTNIESGATTPISGIVHALTLLIIVLFAAPLAKNIPLACLAAILMYVAWNMGEWKKFIELKQFRLPYRITILSVFFLTVILDLTIAVEVGLLLAFITFIYRISSLSRCETALASDYPRLANQQGRIDAYRIHGAIFFGAVKLLEKIEANLPTHTLLLDLKNVIYIDTSGMDTIMELAHLCKLRNIKLIICGLAHQPLEMVERSDFFSVLPPDSFYPDLSSGVEAATA; translated from the coding sequence ATGTTTTTTCGCCCTCAACTACTAGACTCATTTACTGGCTATAACCGAGCACTTCTTACTAAGGATGTTCTAGCCGGGGTCACAGTTGGCGTTGTGGCTCTTCCGCTGGCCATGGCCTTTGCAATTGCTAGTGGATTAAAACCGGAAGCCGGCATATTTACCGCCATTATTGCTGGCGGACTCATATCTTTATTAGGCGGCAGTCGCGTTCAAATCGGCGGACCAGCTGGTGCATTTATTGTCATCGTCTATGGAATCGTAGAACGCTATGGAGTTCCGAATTTATTGCTAGCCACTGCGATGTCAGGGGTGTTCTTATTTCTAATGGGATTGTTTCGCCTTGGAACGCTGGTACGTTTTATTCCGATAGCAGTCATTATTGGCTTTACTAATGGCATAGCCTTTCTCATTGGCCTATCTCAAATCAAAGATTTCTTTGGTCTTCAGATTGAGAAAATGCCGGCCCATTTTTTTCAGTCCATTCATGCGCTACTCCAAGCAGCTAATACCTTTAATCCAGCGGCCTTGGGACTAGCTTGTGGAAGCTTGGGCTTATTAATTCTATGGAGACTATTTAACAGTAGATTGGGATGGTTGGCTCATCTACCAGGAACCGTAGTCACGATGGTTCTCGCCACCATCATCACCAGTATTTTTAATTTACCCATTGATACCATTGGCACTCGCTTTGGTGGAATTCCATCGAGCCTACCCTCATTTGAGTGGATCCCAATTAGTTGGGGCAATGCTGAATATATGGTTGCCCCCGCATTAACACTTGCACTCTTGGGGGCCATCGAGTCTTTGCTCTGCGCGCGTATTGCTGATGGATTAATTCATGACCGCCATGAATCCAATCAAGAGTTAATGGCTCAGGGGATCGCCAATTTCACAATCCCATTCTTCGGAGGAATGCCTGCAACAGGCACTATTGCACGTACCGTTACAAATATTGAGAGCGGCGCAACCACTCCCATATCTGGAATCGTGCATGCCCTAACACTATTAATCATTGTGCTGTTTGCTGCACCCCTTGCTAAAAATATTCCTCTTGCTTGCTTGGCTGCGATCTTGATGTATGTCGCTTGGAATATGGGTGAATGGAAAAAATTTATTGAGCTCAAACAGTTCCGACTACCTTATCGAATCACTATTCTGAGCGTCTTTTTTCTGACGGTTATTTTGGATCTCACTATCGCAGTAGAAGTCGGATTATTACTAGCTTTCATCACCTTTATTTACCGCATATCCAGCCTATCGCGATGTGAAACTGCTCTAGCAAGCGATTACCCTAGACTTGCCAACCAACAAGGCAGAATAGATGCCTACCGTATCCATGGCGCCATATTTTTTGGCGCCGTTAAATTGCTAGAAAAGATTGAGGCTAATCTACCAACTCACACTCTCTTACTGGATTTAAAGAATGTGATTTACATTGATACCTCTGGAATGGATACGATCATGGAACTTGCACATCTTTGCAAGCTACGTAATATCAAATTAATTATCTGCGGCTTAGCGCATCAACCTCTTGAAATGGTTGAACGTAGCGACTTTTTTTCCGTATTACCGCCAGACTCTTTTTACCCAGATCTTAGCTCTGGCGTAGAGGCGGCAACTGCTTAA
- the ccoO gene encoding cytochrome-c oxidase, cbb3-type subunit II, with amino-acid sequence MSEQRRFFSHETLERNVGWLIIATIAAISIAGLVQIVPLFFQHSTTEPSPGVEPYSALRLAGRDIYQREGCLGCHSQQIRTLRSEVERYGPYSLAGESVFDHPFLWGSKRTGPDLARVGGRYSDAWHQIHLNNPRDVVPESNMPAYPWLAKNPADASTISSHMVAMRRLGVPYTDEQIANAPKELEGKTELDALVAYLQGLGVNRRYIIVDEVVAK; translated from the coding sequence ATGTCAGAACAACGTCGATTTTTCTCCCACGAAACGCTTGAGCGTAATGTTGGTTGGTTGATCATCGCTACTATTGCAGCAATTTCGATTGCCGGTTTGGTGCAGATCGTTCCTTTATTTTTCCAACACTCTACAACTGAGCCAAGTCCTGGTGTTGAGCCTTACTCAGCCTTACGTTTAGCTGGGCGCGATATTTATCAACGTGAAGGTTGTTTAGGTTGCCATTCGCAACAGATTCGTACTTTACGTTCAGAGGTTGAGCGTTATGGTCCTTATTCTTTGGCTGGTGAGTCAGTGTTCGATCATCCATTCTTGTGGGGCAGTAAGCGTACAGGCCCAGATTTGGCTCGTGTAGGTGGTCGTTATTCAGATGCATGGCATCAAATTCACTTGAATAACCCTCGCGATGTGGTGCCTGAATCGAATATGCCTGCATATCCTTGGTTAGCAAAAAATCCTGCCGATGCAAGCACCATTTCTTCTCATATGGTCGCAATGCGTCGTTTAGGCGTGCCTTATACCGATGAGCAAATCGCTAATGCGCCTAAAGAGCTAGAAGGCAAGACTGAGTTAGATGCATTGGTTGCCTACCTGCAAGGTTTAGGTGTCAATCGTAGATACATCATTGTTGATGAGGTAGTGGCCAAGTAA
- the ccoP gene encoding cytochrome-c oxidase, cbb3-type subunit III produces MSDFLGAGWSAYIALVTLVGIFWCIWLLFSQRKTKVTLKPDGQVDDTGHVWDGDLRELNNPLPRWWMWMFLLSCIFALVYLVLYPGLGSYPGVLGYSTDGALMKSMTTANDELKPVYAKYVQMDIEQVAADPKAREMGQRLFLNSCAQCHGSDAGGAKGFPNLTDGDWLYGGSPENIKTSITNGRAGVMPPFPQLDSKQIVDVANYVRSLSGLPADDLKAARGADVFKANCAACHGPEGKGNIALGAPNLTDKAWLYGSSEATIVETVTKGRMAQMPAQDKVLSPEKIQLLTAYVWGLSNNKQPAAK; encoded by the coding sequence ATGAGTGACTTTCTTGGTGCCGGTTGGAGTGCCTATATCGCCTTAGTAACATTGGTCGGTATTTTTTGGTGCATCTGGTTATTATTTTCACAACGCAAGACTAAGGTCACGCTTAAGCCCGATGGTCAGGTTGATGACACAGGCCATGTTTGGGATGGCGACTTGCGTGAATTGAACAACCCGCTACCACGTTGGTGGATGTGGATGTTCTTACTCTCATGTATCTTTGCTTTGGTTTACCTCGTTCTATATCCTGGACTTGGTTCCTACCCTGGTGTTTTGGGCTACAGCACTGATGGCGCTCTCATGAAGTCCATGACGACTGCTAATGATGAGCTAAAGCCTGTGTACGCAAAATACGTTCAGATGGATATTGAGCAAGTGGCGGCAGATCCAAAAGCTCGTGAAATGGGGCAACGTCTTTTCTTGAACTCTTGTGCGCAATGTCATGGTTCAGACGCGGGTGGCGCAAAGGGCTTCCCGAATTTAACTGATGGCGACTGGCTGTATGGTGGTTCACCTGAGAACATCAAGACCTCCATTACTAATGGTCGAGCTGGTGTTATGCCTCCATTCCCACAATTAGATAGCAAGCAAATTGTAGATGTTGCTAACTATGTGCGTAGCCTCTCTGGTTTGCCAGCGGACGACCTCAAGGCCGCTCGTGGTGCGGATGTATTTAAAGCTAATTGCGCCGCATGCCATGGTCCAGAAGGCAAAGGCAATATCGCTTTAGGTGCACCAAATCTAACTGACAAAGCTTGGTTATATGGCTCTTCAGAAGCAACTATTGTTGAAACCGTGACTAAAGGTCGTATGGCTCAAATGCCTGCTCAAGACAAAGTATTGAGTCCTGAAAAGATTCAGTTGTTAACAGCATATGTTTGGGGTTTATCTAACAATAAACAACCAGCAGCTAAGTAA
- the fnr gene encoding fumarate/nitrate reduction transcriptional regulator Fnr: MNYKPTDTPTSKCSVCVLGQFCLPVGLNSSEVSKIDSLVKERVHLQKGENLYRHGDPLSSVYSVRFGTLKTEFCLQDGRQQVIGFHLPGEILGLDGIGEGHYQSDAIALEESEVCIIRYEAFEDLARQIPVLQNQFHKIMSRELTQDQRHLLSLGTMRAEERLAAFLLSLSQRLAARGYLNNEFDLRMSRNDIGSYLGIQIETVSRMLSRFAESGLIQIRQRHIKLIDMNGLYELAGIPNPDRHGCVSPEIPIKQV; encoded by the coding sequence ATGAATTACAAGCCTACCGATACCCCCACCAGTAAATGCTCAGTATGCGTTTTGGGTCAGTTTTGCCTGCCGGTAGGCCTAAACAGTAGTGAGGTCTCCAAAATTGACTCCCTAGTCAAAGAGCGTGTTCACCTACAAAAAGGGGAAAACCTCTACCGTCATGGAGACCCATTGAGCTCGGTTTATAGCGTTCGCTTTGGAACTCTTAAAACTGAATTCTGTCTACAAGATGGTCGTCAACAAGTGATTGGCTTTCACCTACCGGGAGAAATCTTAGGTCTTGATGGAATCGGCGAGGGTCACTATCAATCTGATGCTATTGCGCTTGAAGAAAGTGAAGTCTGCATTATTCGCTATGAAGCATTTGAGGATTTAGCGCGTCAAATACCAGTTCTTCAAAATCAGTTTCATAAAATTATGAGTCGTGAATTGACTCAAGATCAGCGTCATTTACTATCTCTTGGCACCATGCGTGCCGAAGAAAGATTGGCGGCTTTTTTACTAAGTCTGTCGCAACGCTTAGCGGCACGTGGCTATCTCAATAATGAATTTGATTTGCGCATGAGTCGCAATGATATTGGTAGCTATCTCGGCATTCAGATTGAGACTGTCAGCCGCATGCTTTCACGTTTTGCAGAATCAGGCTTAATTCAAATTAGGCAACGGCATATCAAACTCATTGATATGAATGGACTCTATGAGCTAGCAGGCATTCCCAATCCAGATCGCCACGGCTGCGTCAGTCCAGAGATTCCAATCAAACAGGTTTAA
- the ccoN gene encoding cytochrome-c oxidase, cbb3-type subunit I, producing the protein MGLTVGSNQDTFNYKVISQFAIVTVLWGIVGMLVGVILAAQLIWPEITFNIPWLSYGRLRPLHTNAVIFAFGGSALFATSYYIVQRTCQVRLFCDKLAAFTFWGWQAVIVSAAITLPLGITTSKEYAELEWPIDLLITVVWVAYAVVFFGTVIKRKTKHIYVSNWFFGAYILTIAVLHIVNNIEMPASLFKSYSAYAGAQDAMIQWWYGHNAVGFFLTTSFLGMMYYFIPKQAERPIYSYRLSIVHFWALNFTYMWAGPHHLQHTALPDWTQSLGMVFSLILLAPSWGGMINGIMTLSGAWYKLRRDPILKFLVVALSFYGMSTFEGSMMSIKTVNSLSHYTDWTIGHVHSGALGWVAMITIGSLYYLIPRLVGQKDMYSTKLIELHFWIATIGVVIYIAAMWIAGVMQGLMWRAFEPDGTLTYSFVESVKATYPFYVIRLLGGVCYLSGMFVMAYNVYKTVVGKKFIDATIPQASVAAH; encoded by the coding sequence ATGGGACTTACCGTGGGGAGTAATCAAGATACCTTCAATTACAAGGTTATCAGTCAATTTGCCATTGTTACCGTGCTTTGGGGAATTGTTGGCATGCTTGTGGGGGTCATCCTCGCAGCGCAGCTCATTTGGCCTGAAATCACTTTCAATATCCCTTGGTTGAGTTATGGTCGTTTGCGTCCATTGCACACCAATGCGGTGATTTTTGCTTTTGGTGGGTCTGCCTTATTTGCAACCTCTTATTACATTGTGCAGCGCACATGTCAGGTGCGCCTATTCTGTGACAAGTTAGCTGCTTTTACTTTTTGGGGTTGGCAGGCCGTCATTGTTTCCGCGGCTATTACCTTGCCGTTGGGTATTACCACTTCTAAAGAGTACGCAGAGCTTGAGTGGCCAATCGACTTATTGATCACCGTTGTTTGGGTTGCTTATGCAGTAGTGTTCTTTGGTACCGTGATTAAACGTAAGACGAAACATATTTATGTTTCAAACTGGTTCTTTGGTGCTTATATTTTGACGATTGCTGTATTGCACATCGTTAATAACATCGAGATGCCGGCAAGTCTCTTTAAGTCTTACTCAGCCTATGCTGGTGCGCAAGATGCAATGATTCAATGGTGGTATGGTCATAACGCTGTAGGCTTTTTCTTGACCACCAGTTTCTTGGGCATGATGTACTACTTCATTCCAAAGCAAGCTGAACGTCCAATTTATTCATATCGTTTGTCTATTGTTCACTTTTGGGCTTTGAACTTTACGTATATGTGGGCCGGTCCACATCACTTGCAGCACACAGCGTTACCAGATTGGACTCAATCATTAGGTATGGTGTTCTCATTGATCCTGTTGGCGCCATCATGGGGCGGCATGATTAACGGCATCATGACTTTATCTGGCGCTTGGTATAAGTTGCGCCGTGATCCTATCTTGAAATTCTTGGTGGTGGCATTGTCTTTCTACGGTATGTCTACCTTCGAAGGCTCCATGATGTCTATCAAGACGGTGAATAGCTTGTCTCACTATACAGACTGGACTATTGGTCACGTTCATTCTGGCGCCTTAGGTTGGGTTGCCATGATTACCATCGGTTCTTTGTACTACCTGATTCCACGTTTAGTGGGCCAAAAGGATATGTACAGCACTAAGTTGATCGAGTTGCATTTCTGGATCGCTACTATTGGTGTGGTGATTTACATCGCTGCAATGTGGATTGCTGGGGTGATGCAAGGTTTGATGTGGAGAGCATTCGAGCCAGATGGAACTTTGACTTACAGCTTTGTTGAGTCTGTTAAAGCAACTTATCCCTTCTATGTCATTCGTTTGCTAGGTGGCGTGTGCTACTTAAGCGGCATGTTTGTAATGGCTTACAACGTTTACAAGACTGTGGTTGGTAAAAAATTCATTGACGCTACGATTCCACAAGCGTCTGTAGCAGCTCATTAA
- a CDS encoding cbb3-type cytochrome oxidase subunit 3, protein MQNIAPYLSAISTVLGLVFFIGIVWWAWSSKRQAANQESAELPFDLPDEFSKDKS, encoded by the coding sequence ATGCAAAATATCGCACCCTACCTCTCAGCAATTTCTACCGTGCTTGGCTTGGTATTTTTTATTGGAATCGTTTGGTGGGCTTGGTCTTCAAAGAGACAGGCTGCCAATCAAGAATCCGCCGAACTTCCGTTCGATCTTCCCGATGAATTCAGTAAGGATAAATCATGA
- a CDS encoding universal stress protein: MFKHLLVPVDGSDISRKSLKKVAALAKSDGAAVTLVYVSDPLPPMVYSDSTMGYGISAKEHTKVCDAYAKDVFKKSAAALGSGINPKSIHISNSNLSEGILQGAKKAKADVIVMASHKRTGIKGILLGSETHEVIVHSTLPVLVLG, encoded by the coding sequence ATGTTTAAGCATTTATTGGTGCCGGTTGATGGTTCAGATATCAGCAGAAAATCTTTGAAAAAAGTAGCTGCGCTAGCCAAGTCTGACGGTGCAGCGGTTACGCTGGTGTATGTATCTGATCCATTGCCTCCTATGGTCTACTCAGATAGCACAATGGGTTATGGCATCTCCGCAAAAGAACATACAAAAGTATGTGATGCATATGCAAAGGATGTATTCAAAAAGTCTGCAGCTGCACTAGGATCTGGCATTAATCCTAAAAGCATTCACATTTCCAATAGCAATTTATCCGAGGGAATTTTGCAAGGCGCAAAAAAAGCTAAAGCGGATGTGATTGTGATGGCTTCTCATAAGCGCACGGGTATTAAAGGTATTTTGCTGGGCAGCGAAACACATGAAGTGATTGTGCACTCAACTTTGCCAGTTTTGGTTTTGGGTTAA
- a CDS encoding DUF2177 family protein: MLKNLTIYLSFLIALIAIDLIWLLGIAKNLYRNEMGDLMATEPKLLAGLAFYLLYALGVCIFVVLPALSKQSWLYALQYGALFGLFCYMTYDLTNLAVVRNFPMQLAFVDIAWGSAVTALCASFAYWVGNRIS, translated from the coding sequence TTGCTGAAGAATTTAACCATCTACCTCTCGTTTTTAATTGCCTTAATTGCAATCGATTTGATTTGGCTCTTAGGGATTGCTAAAAACCTTTATCGCAACGAGATGGGCGATCTAATGGCGACTGAGCCAAAACTACTCGCAGGGCTTGCTTTTTACCTCCTCTATGCCCTCGGGGTATGCATTTTTGTTGTGCTTCCAGCTCTTTCAAAACAATCGTGGCTATATGCACTGCAATATGGCGCACTGTTTGGACTGTTTTGCTATATGACTTACGACCTCACTAACCTAGCAGTAGTCAGAAACTTTCCAATGCAACTAGCCTTTGTGGATATCGCCTGGGGAAGTGCTGTAACCGCCTTATGTGCCAGTTTTGCTTACTGGGTCGGCAATCGAATCTCTTAA
- a CDS encoding sulfite exporter TauE/SafE family protein — protein MLTSSLLLAVFLGSLVSGWHCALMCGGIAATIERPSVSAAPLRSKSELFHLQLIMHLGRVTTYVLLGALAASIGVVVWQQNLIPIQRPLFALTSLILILMGIRLFSANKADSFLGGKWLSAKIATYWAKYLGSVASGPSRWFSGMLWGLVPCGLVYSVLPLAFLSGDVFTGAALMLAFGLGTLPNLLLISKFSAVLTQFGQYLWVRYLSASLLVFAGGFGLYRAWTLPEALLKGGFCIS, from the coding sequence ATGCTGACTTCCAGCCTCCTTTTGGCCGTATTTCTTGGCTCGCTCGTAAGCGGCTGGCATTGCGCGTTAATGTGTGGCGGGATAGCGGCTACTATTGAGCGCCCAAGCGTTTCTGCGGCTCCTCTGAGGTCCAAATCTGAGCTTTTTCACCTTCAACTGATCATGCACTTGGGCCGTGTTACTACTTATGTTTTATTGGGCGCTCTTGCGGCGTCTATAGGGGTGGTGGTTTGGCAACAAAACCTCATTCCGATTCAGCGTCCGCTATTTGCTTTGACTTCTTTGATTTTGATTTTGATGGGTATACGCTTATTCAGTGCCAATAAGGCGGATAGCTTTCTAGGGGGTAAATGGCTGAGTGCCAAAATTGCCACTTATTGGGCAAAATATCTTGGTAGTGTCGCTAGTGGGCCATCACGTTGGTTCAGTGGCATGCTTTGGGGTTTGGTGCCCTGCGGTTTGGTTTACAGTGTTTTGCCGCTTGCTTTTTTATCGGGCGATGTTTTCACAGGTGCCGCTCTGATGCTGGCGTTTGGCTTGGGAACTCTACCTAATCTATTGCTGATCTCTAAATTTTCTGCAGTGCTTACTCAGTTTGGCCAGTATCTCTGGGTGCGATATTTATCAGCATCACTGCTAGTTTTTGCTGGTGGATTCGGTTTATATCGTGCATGGACTTTGCCAGAGGCCCTGCTAAAAGGCGGTTTCTGTATTTCTTAA
- a CDS encoding FixH family protein encodes MTEQEMTKPWFKQLWPWLLISGPAVAMIGCIITIYLAINLHADKPLRDGVVKQGLKVEQLKDAQAPK; translated from the coding sequence ATGACAGAACAGGAAATGACTAAACCTTGGTTTAAGCAACTTTGGCCATGGTTATTAATTAGTGGTCCGGCTGTAGCGATGATTGGCTGCATTATTACCATTTACTTGGCAATCAACTTGCATGCTGATAAACCTTTGCGTGATGGTGTAGTGAAGCAGGGTTTAAAAGTTGAACAGCTTAAAGATGCGCAGGCCCCAAAATGA
- the ccoG gene encoding cytochrome c oxidase accessory protein CcoG: MSDQSPGGKPVPIEVIEESLYEVRRKIYPRSVTGLFARWRFILVFATQLLFYGLPWLSWNDRQAVLFDLIQRKFYIFGLVLWPQDVIYLTLLLILSALALFLFTAVAGRLFCGYACPQTVYTEIFMWIERKVEGDRFARIRLDGEEWPWSFRKWRLKITKHFLWLLIAFWTGFTFIGYFTPIETLGESLLHLSLGPWQTFWLCFYAFATWGNAGFMREQVCKYMCPYARFQSVMVDKDTFLVTYDKVRGEPRGSRSKSADPAALGLGDCVDCSICVQVCPTGIDIRDGLQYMCIGCGACIDACNQVMEKVNYPKGLIRYTTERAIEDKESNQSAIRHILRPRVLIYTAFITVLASAFLVSLTTRNPLRVDVMRDRGALAREVDGVRIENIYRIQIMNASENPMKVRVKATGLDDLRILNSQGKEIYEIDVAPASNQLLPIKVSTTIGQNDSGNYPIHFDVTAQELVGDKEVMRTRDEKSTFIIPR; encoded by the coding sequence GTGTCAGATCAATCGCCGGGTGGGAAACCAGTTCCGATAGAAGTAATCGAGGAATCTCTCTATGAGGTCCGGCGAAAGATTTACCCGCGTTCTGTAACTGGGCTTTTTGCTCGTTGGCGCTTCATTCTTGTTTTTGCTACCCAATTACTGTTTTATGGATTGCCTTGGCTGAGTTGGAATGATCGTCAAGCGGTTCTATTCGATTTAATTCAACGTAAGTTTTATATCTTTGGTCTAGTGCTGTGGCCACAAGACGTGATCTATCTCACGCTCTTATTGATCCTCTCCGCATTAGCGTTATTTTTGTTTACTGCCGTTGCTGGCCGTTTATTTTGTGGTTACGCTTGCCCACAAACTGTCTACACAGAAATTTTCATGTGGATCGAGCGCAAGGTTGAAGGCGATCGTTTTGCCCGCATTCGTTTAGATGGTGAAGAATGGCCATGGAGTTTTCGCAAATGGCGACTCAAGATCACCAAACATTTTCTGTGGCTTTTAATTGCTTTTTGGACTGGCTTTACATTCATTGGCTACTTCACGCCGATTGAAACGCTTGGCGAATCTTTATTACACCTCTCTCTTGGACCATGGCAAACCTTCTGGTTGTGCTTTTATGCATTTGCAACTTGGGGTAATGCTGGCTTTATGCGTGAGCAAGTTTGCAAATACATGTGTCCGTATGCACGCTTTCAAAGTGTCATGGTGGATAAAGATACTTTCTTGGTTACATATGACAAAGTACGTGGAGAGCCTAGAGGAAGTCGCAGCAAATCTGCTGATCCCGCTGCATTGGGTTTAGGTGATTGTGTGGATTGCAGTATCTGCGTTCAGGTTTGTCCTACTGGAATCGATATTCGAGATGGCTTGCAATACATGTGTATCGGATGCGGGGCTTGTATCGATGCGTGCAACCAGGTAATGGAGAAGGTTAATTATCCTAAGGGCTTGATTCGGTATACGACAGAGCGGGCCATTGAAGACAAAGAATCTAACCAAAGCGCTATTCGCCATATATTGCGCCCTCGGGTATTAATTTATACGGCTTTTATTACTGTGCTGGCCTCAGCTTTTCTAGTCTCTCTTACAACCCGAAATCCCCTAAGAGTGGATGTGATGCGTGATCGTGGCGCATTAGCTCGCGAAGTAGATGGTGTGCGGATTGAAAATATTTATCGCATTCAGATTATGAATGCCTCTGAGAATCCTATGAAAGTTCGCGTAAAAGCTACGGGTCTAGACGATTTAAGGATTTTGAATTCTCAAGGTAAAGAGATCTATGAAATTGATGTAGCGCCAGCTAGCAATCAATTGCTACCAATTAAGGTGAGTACTACGATTGGTCAAAATGACTCTGGAAATTACCCAATTCATTTTGATGTCACTGCACAAGAGCTAGTGGGGGATAAGGAAGTGATGAGAACCCGTGATGAGAAGTCTACTTTTATTATTCCCCGTTAA
- a CDS encoding M23 family metallopeptidase: MNKKASFSSLFIKGVIIFSGCAFLSSTPGLTYAAQAQSADQARKKVTVQTTKQLGFRDKSTGSDSKISSMSLNPSLFQRKAPDELMLDSDANLDYRVTQGCLRRSFSEDNLPASVGINNRQFSEFFKAQTKTFFDRMRGECIPYAVAFGARNRFDSLSIMNGPIQDSKTEVWTFTPSAVGGFLIQQDYLKDESKRLTEIRIPLRDVLYDPRKVSDQLPVELVWELNSLIKQIYPEENNSLENTNSVVRLIVDFGDRENWAQIWAVEIIDPATKEVFANAFWLERNDIPGGFFTGSGESLERSFWTNPLSYRRISRGVGMVRAGNSKKSKAPSPVAKAPAADTKQRYRAHMGIDYSAPIGTPVFSVANGKVAHIGYSGAFGNLIVLEHPGNYHTYYAHLSSYNVELELGNEVRRGLEIGYVGSTGRSTGPHLHFELRKNGVYVDPYGSRTLLDLWSMRDNESGQLTREILLLGSPIKQN; encoded by the coding sequence GTGAATAAAAAAGCATCTTTCAGCTCCTTGTTTATCAAGGGAGTCATTATTTTTTCTGGCTGCGCCTTTCTTAGCTCAACCCCAGGGCTAACTTATGCAGCTCAAGCCCAAAGCGCCGACCAAGCGCGCAAGAAAGTAACCGTCCAAACCACCAAACAGCTTGGCTTTAGGGATAAGTCAACAGGCTCAGACTCAAAAATCAGCAGTATGAGCCTAAATCCTTCATTATTTCAGCGCAAAGCTCCCGATGAGCTCATGCTTGATAGTGACGCCAATTTAGACTACCGAGTGACTCAAGGCTGTCTCAGGCGCAGCTTTAGTGAAGACAATCTGCCAGCTAGCGTTGGGATTAATAACCGTCAATTTTCGGAATTCTTCAAAGCCCAAACAAAAACGTTTTTTGATCGTATGAGAGGGGAATGTATTCCTTATGCAGTCGCTTTTGGCGCTCGCAATCGCTTCGATTCATTAAGCATCATGAATGGCCCAATTCAAGATAGCAAAACAGAAGTATGGACATTTACCCCATCAGCTGTTGGTGGATTTTTAATTCAGCAAGACTATCTCAAGGACGAATCTAAACGCTTAACTGAAATTCGTATTCCTCTAAGAGATGTTTTGTACGACCCACGAAAAGTAAGTGATCAACTTCCTGTTGAACTCGTTTGGGAATTGAACTCTTTAATTAAGCAAATTTATCCAGAAGAAAATAACTCTCTTGAAAATACCAACAGCGTTGTTCGCCTGATCGTGGACTTCGGAGATCGAGAAAATTGGGCGCAAATCTGGGCTGTAGAAATTATTGATCCAGCCACTAAAGAGGTTTTTGCAAATGCTTTTTGGTTGGAGCGTAATGATATCCCTGGCGGTTTTTTTACCGGATCTGGCGAATCTCTCGAACGCTCTTTCTGGACCAATCCACTGAGTTATAGACGGATATCTAGAGGTGTTGGAATGGTGCGCGCCGGCAATAGTAAGAAAAGCAAAGCTCCTTCACCTGTAGCTAAAGCACCCGCAGCAGATACCAAACAACGCTATCGGGCGCACATGGGCATCGATTATTCAGCGCCAATTGGGACTCCCGTCTTTAGTGTTGCCAACGGCAAAGTGGCGCATATCGGCTATAGCGGTGCATTTGGTAACTTAATTGTTTTGGAGCACCCTGGAAACTACCATACCTACTATGCTCATTTAAGCAGCTATAACGTAGAACTGGAATTGGGCAACGAAGTGCGCAGGGGTTTAGAAATTGGTTACGTAGGTTCAACCGGTAGATCTACTGGTCCCCATCTTCATTTCGAGTTAAGAAAAAATGGTGTTTATGTTGACCCTTATGGATCACGCACCCTACTTGACTTATGGTCTATGCGCGACAACGAGAGTGGACAACTGACCAGAGAAATACTTTTACTGGGAAGCCCTATAAAGCAAAATTAA
- the ccoS gene encoding cbb3-type cytochrome oxidase assembly protein CcoS: protein MESLFLLVPLSLVLVGLLVWILRWSIKSGQFDDLDGPGHAILMDDDTPISNEVSEHSQK from the coding sequence ATGGAAAGCCTTTTTCTCCTTGTCCCTTTGTCATTGGTTTTGGTTGGCCTTTTGGTTTGGATTTTGCGTTGGTCTATCAAGAGTGGTCAATTCGATGATTTAGACGGTCCGGGTCATGCAATATTGATGGATGATGATACTCCTATATCCAATGAAGTTAGTGAACACTCTCAAAAATAG